TTCGCGTGTTTGCAAGTTACGCGTATACAGGTGCGTTGATTTGGATCAGCGTGTTCTTAGGTGCCGGCTACTTCGTCGGTCGTCATCTCTCGTTCCACAAAGTCATGGATTATATCTTGGCACATCCGGAAGTCATGCCGTATTTAACTGGAATCGCCGGTGGAATCGCCTTCTCGTTCGTCTTGAAGACGTATCTCGCTTACCGTTCACAATTCAGTCTATACAAAAACAGCCTGCTTCCGTAATGGAGGCAGGCTGTTTTTTAAGAACCGACAAGTAATTACTTGCGGCCGTATTTTTTGTTGAAGCGATCGACACGACCATCTGCCGCGTTGAACTTTTGACGACCTGTGTAGAATGGGTGCGAGTCTGAAGACACATCCACACGGATGAGTGGGTACTCGTTACCATCTTCCCAAGTGATTGTTTCGTTCGAAGAACGAGTAGAACCGCTTAAGAATTTGTACTCAGTCGTTGAATCCATAAATACTACTTTGTTGTAGTTAGGGTGAATTCCTTG
This region of Exiguobacterium acetylicum DSM 20416 genomic DNA includes:
- a CDS encoding type B 50S ribosomal protein L31 codes for the protein MKQGIHPNYNKVVFMDSTTEYKFLSGSTRSSNETITWEDGNEYPLIRVDVSSDSHPFYTGRQKFNAADGRVDRFNKKYGRK